In Acaryochloris marina S15, a single genomic region encodes these proteins:
- a CDS encoding cold-shock protein: MAKGKVKWFDAQKGYGFIEQESGGDLFVHHSALSEESLAEGQTVEFEVGEGRKGPCAVNVKSV, encoded by the coding sequence ATGGCAAAAGGTAAAGTGAAGTGGTTCGACGCCCAAAAAGGATATGGTTTTATCGAACAAGAAAGTGGTGGGGATCTATTTGTACACCACTCAGCACTAAGTGAAGAATCTCTAGCAGAGGGCCAAACGGTTGAATTTGAAGTAGGCGAAGGCCGGAAAGGTCCTTGCGCTGTGAACGTCAAGTCAGTATAG
- the bchL gene encoding ferredoxin:protochlorophyllide reductase (ATP-dependent) iron-sulfur ATP-binding protein has translation MKLAVYGKGGIGKSTTSCNISVALAKRGKKVLQIGCDPKHDSTFTLTGFLIPTIIDTLQEKDYHYEDVWPEDVIYKGYGGVDCVEAGGPPAGAGCGGYVVGETVKLLKELNAFDEYDVILFDVLGDVVCGGFAAPLNYADYCMIVTDNGFDALFAANRIAASVREKARTHPLRLAGLIGNRTSKRDLIDKYIDHVPMPVLEILPLIEDIRVSRVKGKTMFEMAESDPSLAPVCDYYLNIADQILAGPEGVVPEDAPDRELFALLSDFYLNPAEPNKKTEEEELDLMMV, from the coding sequence GTGAAACTTGCAGTTTACGGAAAAGGCGGAATCGGTAAATCTACAACCAGTTGCAACATTTCGGTTGCCTTAGCCAAGCGAGGCAAGAAGGTTCTACAAATTGGCTGTGACCCTAAGCATGACAGCACCTTCACTTTGACTGGTTTCTTGATTCCGACAATCATTGACACACTGCAAGAGAAGGATTACCACTACGAAGATGTCTGGCCTGAGGATGTTATTTACAAAGGCTATGGTGGTGTCGACTGTGTAGAAGCAGGGGGTCCTCCAGCGGGCGCGGGCTGCGGCGGCTATGTCGTTGGAGAGACCGTCAAACTCCTAAAAGAACTCAATGCTTTTGATGAATATGATGTCATTCTGTTTGACGTCTTAGGTGACGTGGTTTGCGGCGGATTTGCTGCTCCCCTTAACTATGCGGACTACTGCATGATCGTCACTGACAATGGTTTTGATGCTTTATTTGCAGCTAACCGGATTGCAGCTTCTGTTCGTGAGAAGGCTCGCACTCATCCCCTTCGTCTTGCAGGACTGATCGGCAACCGCACCTCTAAGCGTGACCTAATCGACAAATATATCGATCATGTCCCCATGCCTGTGCTAGAAATCTTGCCTTTGATTGAGGACATTCGTGTATCTCGTGTTAAAGGTAAAACAATGTTTGAGATGGCAGAAAGCGATCCATCTCTCGCACCTGTTTGTGATTACTATCTCAATATTGCCGACCAAATCTTGGCTGGGCCTGAAGGCGTTGTTCCTGAAGATGCCCCCGATCGCGAACTCTTTGCGCTGCTATCTGACTTCTATCTCAATCCTGCTGAACCTAATAAGAAGACTGAGGAAGAAGAGCTGGATCTGATGATGGTTTAA
- a CDS encoding ferredoxin:protochlorophyllide reductase (ATP-dependent) subunit N — MTRADTQPQALDFECETGNYHTFCPISCVAWLYQKIEDSFFLVIGTKTCGYFLQNAMGVMIFAEPRYAMAELEEGDISAQLNDYEELKRLCVQIKRDRNPSVIVWIGTCTTEIIKMDLEGLAPRLESEIDIPIVVARANGLDYAFTQGEDTVLAAMAHRCPKGNAVVEESEKQERGNAITSLLNFGKKKEDVVAEESEYHDHAPLVMFGSLPDPVVTQLTLELKKQGIKVNGWLPAKRFTELPVIDEGYYVAGVNPFLSRTATTLMRRRKCKLVGAPFPIGPDGTRAWIEKICSVLDVEPKGLAEREAKIWANLEDYLEIIRGKSVFFMGDNLLEVSLARFLIRCGMTCPEIGIPYMDKRYQAAELKFLEKTCIDMGVPMPKIVEKPDNYNQVQRIYEQDIDLVITGMAHANPLEARGINTKWSVEFTFAQIHGFTNARDILELVTRPLRRNNSLKDLGWDKLVKEEAKV; from the coding sequence ATGACGCGTGCTGACACTCAACCACAAGCTCTCGATTTTGAGTGCGAAACTGGGAATTACCATACTTTTTGTCCCATTAGCTGCGTAGCCTGGCTCTATCAAAAAATTGAAGATAGCTTCTTCCTTGTGATTGGCACCAAAACCTGCGGCTATTTCTTGCAAAATGCCATGGGTGTGATGATTTTTGCTGAGCCTCGCTATGCTATGGCAGAGCTAGAAGAAGGGGATATTTCCGCCCAGCTCAATGACTATGAAGAACTGAAGCGGTTGTGCGTGCAGATTAAACGCGATCGTAATCCCAGCGTCATTGTTTGGATTGGCACCTGCACCACTGAGATCATCAAAATGGACCTCGAAGGTCTAGCACCTCGCCTGGAATCCGAAATTGATATTCCCATCGTGGTGGCTCGGGCTAATGGTCTGGACTATGCCTTTACCCAAGGGGAGGACACCGTCCTCGCTGCAATGGCCCATCGCTGTCCCAAGGGTAATGCAGTGGTCGAGGAATCAGAAAAACAAGAGCGTGGCAACGCTATTACCTCGCTGCTCAATTTCGGCAAGAAAAAAGAAGACGTTGTCGCCGAAGAATCGGAATACCATGACCATGCTCCGCTGGTTATGTTTGGCTCTCTTCCTGATCCAGTGGTGACCCAGCTGACTCTAGAGTTGAAGAAGCAAGGAATTAAAGTCAATGGCTGGCTACCCGCTAAGCGATTTACAGAATTGCCCGTCATTGATGAAGGTTACTATGTGGCAGGTGTCAATCCTTTCCTCAGTCGTACTGCGACAACCTTAATGCGACGACGTAAGTGTAAGCTCGTTGGTGCACCATTCCCCATTGGTCCTGATGGGACCCGTGCTTGGATCGAAAAAATATGCTCAGTGCTGGACGTTGAGCCTAAAGGTTTGGCGGAGCGCGAAGCTAAAATTTGGGCAAACCTAGAAGACTATCTTGAGATTATCCGTGGGAAATCTGTCTTTTTTATGGGAGATAACTTACTGGAAGTTTCCCTGGCCCGCTTTTTAATTCGCTGTGGCATGACCTGCCCCGAAATTGGCATCCCCTACATGGATAAGCGCTATCAAGCTGCAGAGCTGAAGTTCTTAGAAAAGACCTGTATTGACATGGGTGTGCCCATGCCCAAGATTGTCGAGAAGCCTGACAACTACAATCAGGTCCAGCGCATCTATGAACAGGATATTGATTTGGTGATTACCGGAATGGCCCATGCCAATCCACTGGAAGCTCGGGGCATTAATACCAAGTGGTCTGTTGAGTTTACCTTTGCTCAAATTCATGGGTTTACGAATGCCCGCGACATCCTAGAGCTAGTTACCCGTCCATTGCGTCGGAACAACTCTCTCAAGGATTTAGGTTGGGATAAGCTCGTTAAGGAAGAAGCTAAAGTTTAG